One genomic window of bacterium includes the following:
- a CDS encoding RNA polymerase sigma factor — protein sequence MKQTFAKIHVENFKRFFYFFYHKPYINRDTAEDLVSETFLRGYKYTLENSISEEEVLKLLFGIAKNVYKEWVKKNIAMAEVEFNEEISSFIDEYEALDDPNISSTEIPNKHEKMIEQCKDVIDTFSDKLKYVMRYRFIEGLSRAETAQILHISEDAVHTYQKRGIKYLKEKVVPQE from the coding sequence ATGAAACAAACTTTTGCCAAAATCCATGTCGAGAACTTCAAACGATTTTTTTACTTCTTCTATCATAAACCCTACATAAACAGAGATACAGCAGAAGATTTGGTTTCAGAAACATTTTTGCGTGGGTACAAGTATACTCTTGAAAATTCTATTTCTGAAGAAGAAGTTTTGAAATTACTCTTTGGGATAGCAAAAAATGTTTACAAAGAATGGGTCAAGAAAAACATAGCAATGGCTGAAGTTGAATTCAATGAAGAAATATCATCTTTTATAGATGAATACGAAGCACTGGATGATCCAAATATTTCATCTACAGAAATTCCAAATAAACATGAAAAGATGATAGAGCAATGTAAAGATGTGATTGATACATTCAGTGATAAACTGAAGTATGTCATGAGATATCGGTTTATTGAAGGCTTAAGCCGAGCAGAAACTGCACAAATACTTCATATCTCGGAAGATGCTGTTCATACTTATCAAAAAAGGGGAATAAAATACCTCAAAGAAAAAGTTGTTCCCCAAGAATAA
- a CDS encoding molybdopterin-dependent oxidoreductase has product MSTSYRPIGQHTIQKNLLGQINWPVLTAGKAPEIDTKNYKLQIIGEVEKPTIFTYTELEKLSKTELISDIHCVTTWSLSNAKLFGVDFYEIIKFVNPKQTAISVSFESDDEIGYTTSVKFDPEKRLLYFPYEFEEYPETPHSYFDKEKKRIYYTTCLLILSANTDIEKQVLKLDKNHGGPVRNFIPDLYFWKSAKFLNKIRFSTKHELGFWEVRGYSDTANPFVNDRYFDGDKVRYTKAQVYKSNKKIN; this is encoded by the coding sequence ATGTCAACAAGTTATCGACCAATTGGCCAACATACAATTCAAAAAAATCTACTAGGTCAAATAAATTGGCCAGTACTCACTGCAGGAAAAGCACCAGAGATTGATACAAAAAACTACAAACTACAAATAATTGGTGAAGTTGAAAAGCCTACTATTTTTACTTATACTGAACTAGAAAAATTATCAAAAACCGAGCTTATTTCAGATATTCATTGCGTCACAACTTGGAGCTTGTCGAATGCAAAGTTATTTGGAGTAGATTTTTATGAAATTATCAAGTTTGTAAATCCAAAGCAAACTGCAATTAGTGTAAGTTTTGAAAGTGATGATGAAATAGGTTATACAACAAGTGTGAAGTTTGATCCTGAAAAAAGACTTTTATATTTCCCTTATGAATTTGAAGAATATCCTGAAACTCCACATTCATATTTTGATAAGGAAAAGAAAAGAATTTATTACACAACTTGCTTACTAATTTTATCTGCAAATACTGATATTGAAAAACAAGTTTTGAAATTAGATAAAAATCATGGCGGACCAGTTCGAAATTTCATTCCTGATCTTTATTTTTGGAAAAGTGCAAAGTTTTTGAATAAAATTCGATTTTCAACAAAACATGAACTAGGTTTTTGGGAGGTTAGAGGTTATTCTGATACTGCAAATCCATTTGTAAATGACAGATATTTTGATGGTGATAAGGTTCGATACACAAAAGCTCAAGTTTACAAAAGTAATAAAAAGATTAACTAA
- a CDS encoding VOC family protein has translation MQSITPFLWFDKNLEEKINYYKSIFPKFKRLGETQVIADTPSGRIEIGEFELFDRKLTFMAAGPEFVFNPSISLSIWHNDEKTLDEIWDKLTEEGEVMMEYQSYDFAPKYGWCNDKFGLSWQVMLTNSEPVPSLSPSLMFTHENNGKAKEAIEFYTSLFPSSEIGKLYEYGENPFVENSKNLSHAEFKLCGEQFLANDSGLDHKFDFNESISFIINCKGQEEVDFFWDKLISNGGEESQCGWCKDKYGVSWQVIPEELNEATSNPDPEKANYATQAMLEMKKIVIKDLYKE, from the coding sequence ATGCAAAGTATAACTCCATTTCTATGGTTTGATAAAAACTTAGAAGAAAAAATAAATTACTACAAAAGTATTTTTCCCAAATTTAAACGATTAGGTGAAACTCAAGTTATCGCTGATACTCCAAGTGGAAGAATTGAGATAGGTGAATTTGAATTGTTTGATAGAAAATTGACTTTTATGGCAGCTGGACCTGAATTTGTATTCAATCCAAGTATTTCTCTTTCAATTTGGCATAATGATGAAAAGACATTGGATGAGATTTGGGATAAATTAACAGAAGAAGGAGAAGTAATGATGGAATATCAAAGTTATGATTTTGCACCTAAGTATGGTTGGTGCAATGATAAGTTTGGACTTAGCTGGCAAGTTATGCTAACTAACTCAGAACCAGTACCTTCACTTTCACCAAGTTTGATGTTCACTCATGAAAATAACGGCAAAGCAAAAGAAGCTATAGAATTTTATACTTCATTATTTCCAAGTTCTGAAATAGGCAAACTTTATGAATATGGAGAAAATCCATTTGTAGAGAATTCAAAGAATTTATCTCATGCTGAGTTTAAACTATGTGGAGAACAATTTCTTGCAAATGATAGTGGATTAGATCATAAGTTTGATTTCAATGAATCAATTTCATTTATCATAAATTGCAAAGGTCAAGAAGAAGTTGATTTTTTTTGGGATAAACTTATCTCAAATGGAGGAGAAGAATCTCAATGTGGTTGGTGTAAAGATAAGTATGGAGTTAGTTGGCAAGTAATTCCTGAAGAACTAAACGAAGCAACTTCAAATCCTGACCCCGAAAAAGCAAATTATGCAACTCAAGCAATGCTGGAGATGAAAAAGATAGTTATAAAGGATTTGTATAAGGAATAG
- a CDS encoding DUF4287 domain-containing protein has protein sequence MSFQSYITNIEQKTGKSLDEIILHIQSSNILSESKRPMEIIKYIKSEFDLGLGHARAIYAVLKSKS, from the coding sequence ATGTCATTTCAATCATACATTACAAATATCGAACAAAAAACTGGAAAATCATTAGATGAAATTATATTGCACATTCAAAGTAGTAACATTCTATCAGAATCAAAAAGGCCGATGGAAATTATAAAGTATATAAAGTCAGAATTTGATCTTGGTTTAGGACATGCAAGAGCAATTTATGCAGTATTGAAAAGTAAAAGCTAA
- a CDS encoding deoxyribodipyrimidine photo-lyase, giving the protein MYIHWFRSDLRLWDNHALSVSLDLAKNKSDLKFLWIWDKNITSFNSDNIKIKYLTSRLDFLKSEVEKHGFEFIESTGKPTQIFATLLDKYKTLQVFANEDYSPYSKSRDKLVSELLNLHDSELNLFKDSTIFPDIINSKTKLPYKVLTYYKTEWLNKLNIDIDLKNYSNDIFLQSDTESFDEFLSSKIYDYHKSRDLIAENGTSKISHLLKFGVISIRYVIREIVKVYLESNLDLKDFRSLKLNPKFSGVESYLSEIIWREFYKMILNFYPEVAKLAFQEKYRKLNWDLNFEDIVWQNEIPVLKTQFQNNSIKLKAYNNFLKFINSQTGFELVDAGIAQLNLEYWMHNRVRMIIASFLTKDLHIDWRLGKYYFKLKLLDWDLASNNGGWQWSAGVGTDAAPYFRIFNPDEQAEKYDPKRIYRDKYLKERDKLEKMIDHKLERVRALERYQSTSI; this is encoded by the coding sequence ATGTACATTCACTGGTTTCGATCTGATCTAAGACTTTGGGATAATCATGCATTATCGGTATCTTTGGATCTAGCTAAAAATAAAAGTGATCTTAAATTTCTTTGGATTTGGGATAAAAATATTACTTCTTTCAATTCTGATAATATTAAAATAAAATATTTAACCTCAAGGTTAGACTTTCTAAAATCCGAAGTTGAGAAACATGGGTTTGAATTCATTGAATCAACCGGCAAGCCCACTCAAATATTCGCCACATTACTAGATAAGTACAAAACATTGCAAGTTTTTGCAAATGAAGATTATTCTCCTTACTCTAAATCACGAGACAAGTTAGTTTCAGAATTATTAAACTTGCATGATTCTGAGCTTAATTTATTCAAAGATTCTACAATCTTTCCAGATATTATTAATTCAAAAACAAAATTACCTTACAAAGTTTTAACTTATTATAAAACTGAGTGGCTAAATAAACTAAATATTGACATTGATTTGAAAAATTATTCAAATGATATTTTCTTGCAAAGTGATACTGAAAGTTTTGACGAGTTTCTAAGTTCAAAAATTTACGATTACCACAAAAGTAGGGATTTGATAGCTGAAAATGGAACTAGCAAAATTTCTCATTTACTTAAATTTGGAGTTATTTCGATCCGGTATGTAATTCGTGAAATTGTAAAAGTTTATCTTGAAAGTAATTTAGATTTGAAAGATTTTCGTAGTTTAAAATTAAATCCAAAATTCTCTGGAGTTGAAAGTTACTTATCTGAAATTATTTGGAGAGAGTTTTATAAAATGATTTTGAATTTTTATCCTGAAGTTGCAAAATTAGCTTTTCAAGAAAAGTATAGAAAGCTGAACTGGGATTTGAATTTTGAGGATATAGTTTGGCAAAATGAAATTCCAGTTTTGAAAACTCAATTCCAAAATAACTCAATTAAACTTAAAGCATATAACAACTTTTTAAAGTTTATAAACTCCCAAACTGGTTTTGAGTTAGTTGATGCAGGAATTGCACAATTAAATTTAGAATATTGGATGCATAATCGTGTTCGAATGATTATAGCTTCATTTTTGACTAAAGATTTACATATAGATTGGCGACTTGGAAAATATTATTTCAAATTGAAACTACTTGATTGGGATTTAGCAAGTAATAATGGAGGTTGGCAATGGAGTGCAGGAGTTGGCACTGATGCCGCGCCATACTTCAGAATCTTCAACCCAGATGAACAAGCTGAAAAATATGATCCGAAAAGAATTTATAGAGATAAATATTTGAAAGAGCGAGATAAATTAGAGAAAATGATAGATCATAAACTTGAGCGAGTTAGAGCTTTGGAAAGATATCAAAGCACGAGTATTTGA
- a CDS encoding carboxypeptidase regulatory-like domain-containing protein: protein MKPIYKAAYYLSALTITIFLFITIFSKSAQITREVNADELIQPQSLHLDTLTTFQTYSGGGVPNSNFGIYVMKYYRDELYIGISACVPLGCPGGLLTKFEGDNLIPILRDVDGVPTNIYKEDGIHDIDVYNDKMYILGTDPAFGDGWELGNVYTFTPEEGIIKFRTLPNTVHSLGQTHIGDTWYVSTGNINSTQTQNYSSLFASLDGGNTWNMLAQTGNYRAYDILNNNNFGYFIIRDVGAYVKIKRTNLDDASLTLTEVPIVGYGYSVITPSIVARLTRLEDKIIGITSSNGIFSIKNSSGNATLHTLPGGRLPVQQFNPIAVDNDGYVYIITTNKEVIRTKNLYTWELVASIPATGSLAALTYNDNTNVLAVSSIGTDANVWLLNLNEIQSLPVIGTDPYLTKISGISYLDQDKDGQYDNGETKLENVAMNLKSLSGELLETTQTDINGYYEFVYMPVTNDLNNYYVEQVQPDGLVSIQIPTNRFDFSINAYNTSIPNVNFGESDDLPKLSGYVYLDKNNDGQKSANEKGIKNVFIYLEKQQDASTKIFNVISSKTTNDNGYFEFANLLPGKYQIKEVQPKYIDGKDTLGTIGGEVSSDDVFSDIDITSYSGERYLFGELSKKISGRVFNEVTKSPIVGVKIEIITTEGQVLGATYTNADGYYEFDEMPQGVYLIMQTQPEGYRSGNINPSNVAEVDFSFSDIWNVDFSEVYALAETGKRNFVLKVFSKMLSMP, encoded by the coding sequence ATGAAGCCAATCTACAAGGCAGCCTATTACTTATCTGCTCTTACAATAACAATTTTTCTGTTTATTACTATATTTTCAAAATCAGCTCAGATTACAAGAGAAGTAAATGCTGATGAGCTTATCCAACCTCAATCTTTGCATCTTGATACACTAACAACATTTCAAACATATAGTGGAGGGGGTGTGCCGAATAGTAATTTTGGGATCTATGTAATGAAGTATTATAGAGATGAATTGTACATAGGGATAAGTGCTTGTGTACCTCTGGGATGTCCTGGAGGATTGCTGACGAAGTTTGAAGGTGATAATCTTATTCCTATACTGAGAGATGTTGATGGAGTTCCCACAAATATCTATAAAGAAGATGGGATTCACGATATAGATGTATATAATGACAAGATGTACATACTTGGTACAGACCCAGCTTTTGGTGATGGTTGGGAGCTAGGTAATGTGTATACATTTACTCCTGAAGAGGGAATAATCAAATTTAGAACTTTGCCAAATACAGTTCACTCATTAGGTCAAACCCATATAGGAGATACATGGTATGTGTCAACTGGAAATATAAATTCCACTCAAACTCAAAATTATAGTAGTTTATTTGCAAGTTTAGATGGTGGCAATACTTGGAATATGTTGGCTCAAACTGGCAATTATCGAGCTTATGACATTTTGAACAACAATAATTTTGGTTATTTTATTATCAGAGATGTTGGGGCATATGTAAAAATAAAAAGAACTAATCTTGACGATGCATCACTTACACTTACCGAAGTTCCGATAGTAGGGTATGGATACTCTGTTATTACTCCTAGTATAGTTGCCCGCCTAACGAGATTGGAAGATAAGATAATAGGAATTACAAGTTCAAACGGCATATTCTCGATAAAGAACTCTAGTGGAAATGCAACCCTCCATACACTTCCTGGAGGAAGACTACCAGTGCAACAATTCAATCCTATAGCTGTAGATAACGATGGTTATGTATATATAATTACTACAAATAAAGAAGTAATTCGAACAAAGAATCTATACACATGGGAACTTGTAGCAAGTATACCTGCAACAGGATCTCTTGCTGCTCTTACATACAATGACAATACAAATGTGCTTGCAGTATCTAGTATAGGTACAGATGCAAATGTATGGTTACTGAACTTGAATGAGATACAAAGTTTGCCAGTAATAGGTACAGATCCATATCTAACAAAGATCTCTGGAATCAGTTACCTTGACCAAGACAAGGATGGTCAGTATGATAATGGAGAAACAAAACTAGAGAATGTAGCTATGAATTTGAAATCATTATCAGGAGAGCTTCTAGAGACTACACAGACTGATATCAATGGGTACTATGAATTTGTATATATGCCTGTAACTAACGATCTTAATAATTACTATGTAGAACAAGTACAACCTGATGGATTGGTTTCTATACAGATACCTACAAACAGATTTGATTTCAGTATCAATGCATACAATACTTCCATTCCTAATGTTAACTTCGGAGAGTCTGACGATCTTCCAAAATTATCTGGATATGTTTATTTAGACAAAAATAATGATGGGCAAAAATCTGCAAATGAGAAAGGTATAAAAAATGTATTCATTTATCTTGAAAAGCAACAGGATGCTTCAACTAAAATATTTAATGTGATTTCTAGCAAAACTACCAATGACAACGGTTACTTTGAATTTGCCAATTTATTACCTGGTAAGTACCAAATCAAGGAAGTACAGCCTAAATATATAGATGGCAAGGATACTTTGGGAACTATAGGGGGAGAGGTTTCTAGCGATGATGTGTTTTCAGATATAGATATCACAAGCTATAGTGGGGAACGTTATCTTTTTGGAGAGTTGAGCAAAAAAATTTCTGGCAGAGTTTTCAACGAAGTCACCAAATCTCCAATTGTGGGTGTCAAGATCGAGATTATAACTACTGAAGGGCAAGTCTTGGGTGCTACATATACAAATGCAGATGGTTACTATGAGTTTGATGAGATGCCTCAAGGAGTATATTTGATAATGCAAACTCAACCAGAGGGTTATCGTAGTGGCAATATAAATCCATCAAATGTAGCTGAGGTAGACTTTAGTTTTAGTGATATTTGGAATGTAGATTTTTCTGAAGTTTATGCGCTTGCGGAAACAGGTAAGAGGAATTTTGTACTGAAGGTGTTTAGCAAAATGTTGTCAATGCCATAA
- a CDS encoding VOC family protein, protein MQYQSRASTSIYLNFSNQTEEAFNFYKSVFATDFVGEITRLGDIPHQQGQVELDEVTKKLIMHVQLPLLGGVMLHGTDDPESTNFKVIQGNNFYIMLEPDTKYEADQLFSKLSEGGKVEMQMTDMFWGDYWGSFTDKFGLNWMINVVAKK, encoded by the coding sequence ATACAATATCAATCAAGGGCAAGCACATCAATATATCTCAATTTCTCAAACCAAACTGAAGAAGCTTTCAACTTTTATAAATCAGTTTTTGCAACTGATTTTGTTGGAGAAATTACAAGGCTTGGAGACATTCCACATCAACAAGGTCAAGTAGAACTCGATGAAGTTACAAAAAAACTAATAATGCATGTTCAACTTCCACTTTTAGGAGGAGTTATGCTTCATGGAACTGACGATCCAGAAAGCACGAATTTCAAAGTCATTCAAGGGAATAATTTCTACATCATGCTTGAACCTGATACTAAGTATGAAGCAGATCAATTATTCTCAAAGCTATCAGAAGGTGGTAAAGTTGAAATGCAAATGACAGATATGTTTTGGGGAGATTATTGGGGTTCATTTACTGACAAATTTGGTTTAAATTGGATGATAAATGTAGTTGCAAAGAAATAA
- a CDS encoding sodium:calcium antiporter, protein MFLNILILIGIFLLLAFASDLVVQKFRFLSSILNIPLFIFGVLLGMITTLPELFVGLSAINDGIAAVSLGNLFGGIIILFGLVIPVNLLMNSEIKTSGSLKTLLPKSFLILFPMILGLDGKLATRDGIAIILLYIVLMIYLYFVKYNHDQHIEVENVNPRKVGEAILITIFSITIIAVSSHFVVQIASQILAETALDTFVVGSIFFAIFTNLPELIVSFTAVKRKSDKLSTNYITGSALASTLVVGLLAIIHPISFEITPAYYLTAFTMMILLVMYNYFFSTDRKLDRKEGMVLMIIYTVYVVASFIIK, encoded by the coding sequence ATGTTTCTGAATATCTTGATACTTATAGGAATTTTTTTGCTACTAGCCTTCGCTTCTGACTTGGTAGTTCAGAAATTTCGTTTTTTGAGTTCGATACTAAATATCCCTCTTTTCATCTTTGGAGTGCTACTTGGCATGATCACTACTCTGCCTGAACTTTTTGTTGGACTAAGTGCTATAAATGATGGGATAGCTGCTGTCTCATTAGGAAATTTGTTTGGTGGAATAATAATTCTATTTGGACTTGTGATACCAGTCAATTTACTGATGAATAGTGAAATCAAGACTAGTGGTAGTTTGAAAACTTTGCTTCCTAAATCTTTTTTGATATTGTTTCCTATGATACTTGGTTTAGATGGTAAACTTGCTACAAGAGATGGGATTGCAATAATACTTTTGTATATAGTCCTCATGATCTATCTATACTTTGTCAAATACAATCATGACCAACATATAGAAGTAGAAAATGTAAATCCAAGAAAGGTAGGTGAAGCAATACTCATAACCATATTTAGTATAACAATAATTGCAGTTAGTTCTCATTTTGTTGTCCAAATAGCAAGTCAGATTCTCGCCGAAACTGCATTAGATACATTTGTCGTTGGATCTATTTTCTTTGCTATATTTACAAATCTACCTGAACTGATAGTTTCATTTACTGCAGTGAAACGAAAGAGCGATAAACTATCTACAAATTATATTACAGGATCTGCGCTTGCAAGTACTCTTGTTGTTGGTTTGCTTGCTATAATCCATCCCATTTCCTTTGAGATAACCCCAGCATACTATTTGACAGCGTTTACTATGATGATTTTGCTTGTAATGTATAACTATTTTTTCAGTACAGATAGGAAACTTGATAGGAAAGAAGGAATGGTATTGATGATAATATATACAGTATATGTAGTTGCTAGTTTCATTATCAAATAA
- a CDS encoding YdeI/OmpD-associated family protein, which translates to MKENVPHKTPPADFAKVILSNAKVRQTWEAITPLARSEWICFLTSTKTEKGKLQRYARAEDQLARGQKRPCCWPGCPHRNPNAAKYFK; encoded by the coding sequence ATGAAGGAAAATGTACCGCACAAAACACCACCTGCAGATTTTGCAAAAGTTATTTTGAGTAATGCTAAAGTAAGACAGACTTGGGAGGCAATCACACCGCTTGCAAGAAGTGAATGGATTTGTTTTTTAACATCTACAAAAACAGAAAAAGGTAAGTTACAAAGATATGCAAGAGCTGAAGATCAATTAGCGCGAGGTCAAAAAAGGCCATGTTGCTGGCCTGGATGTCCACATAGAAATCCAAACGCAGCAAAGTATTTCAAATAA
- a CDS encoding Type 1 glutamine amidotransferase-like domain-containing protein, with translation MYNIFLFSNSTDPKSIKVLEENIPDLYTKNIAYIETGNSGYGYDVGFTPHSQEFVESKFANFEIIDIDSNEFASGSLTKVISLQEKLLKFDILLLSGGLPGYLKYWLDRYDFGPLLKKFLSQNGIYIGSSASSMVMASSFKCAQVELDDEMEIGASNFQGFGFVEGEIWPHYQDEHEDTLAKFEKENDLKITRLRDGEGIYLTY, from the coding sequence ATGTACAATATTTTTTTATTCTCAAACTCCACAGATCCCAAAAGTATCAAAGTGCTGGAAGAGAATATTCCTGATCTTTATACAAAAAACATTGCTTACATTGAAACTGGAAATAGTGGCTATGGGTATGATGTAGGCTTTACACCGCATTCACAAGAATTTGTGGAATCTAAGTTCGCAAATTTTGAAATTATTGATATAGATTCAAATGAGTTTGCATCAGGAAGCTTGACAAAGGTGATTTCTCTACAAGAAAAACTTTTGAAATTTGATATCTTGCTTTTATCAGGTGGATTGCCTGGATATTTGAAGTATTGGCTCGATCGATATGATTTTGGTCCACTCCTCAAAAAGTTCCTCAGCCAAAATGGAATATACATTGGATCATCTGCTAGCTCGATGGTTATGGCAAGCTCTTTCAAATGTGCTCAGGTAGAGTTAGACGATGAGATGGAAATCGGAGCATCAAATTTTCAGGGATTTGGCTTTGTGGAAGGTGAAATTTGGCCACATTATCAAGATGAACATGAAGATACTCTTGCTAAATTTGAAAAGGAAAATGATCTTAAGATTACTAGGCTTAGAGATGGCGAGGGAATTTATTTGACATATTAA